The sequence below is a genomic window from Atribacteraceae bacterium.
CAGTGGGGAAAAGAAATACGAAAGGAAGCAACCAACCCTTTCCGCCAAACCAGATGTCCAATTGCCATAGGCCGGTTATTTCCACGAGAGGAGGTTTATTGTGAAAGAGGAAAACAAAAGACTCACAACCGCTTTTGGAATCCCCGTAGCCGACGACCAAAACAGCCTTACGGCAGGCAGTCAGGGGCCGGTGCTTATGTCCGATGTGCACTTACTGGAGAAATTGGCCCATTTTGACCGGGAACGCATTCCCGAGCGGGTGGTGCACGCCAAAGGCGCCGGGGCGTACGGTTATTTTGAGGTTATCGCCGATGTCACCAGGTATACCAGGGCGAAATTTCTCTCGCAGGTGGGGAGGCGCACCGAAGTCTTTGTCCGGTTTTCTACCGTTGGCGGTGAGCGTGGTTCAGCCGATGCCGCCCGCGATCCGCGAGGTTTTGCTGTCAAGTTCTATACCGAGGAAGGCAATTACGACTTAGTGGGGAACAATACTCCGGTTTTCTTTATCCGTGATCCGCTGAAATTCCCTGATTTCATCCACACCCAGAAGCGGAATCCGGCAACCAATCTTCCGGATGCGGATATGTTTTGGGATTTTCTTTCCCTGACCCCCGAATCCATTCATCAGGTCACCATTCTTTTTTCCGATCGAGGGACGCCGGCTACTTACCGGCACATGAATGGCTACAGTAGCCATACATTCAAGTGGTATAACGAAAGGGGAGATTATTTCTGGGTTCAGTATCACTT
It includes:
- a CDS encoding catalase, with the translated sequence MKEENKRLTTAFGIPVADDQNSLTAGSQGPVLMSDVHLLEKLAHFDRERIPERVVHAKGAGAYGYFEVIADVTRYTRAKFLSQVGRRTEVFVRFSTVGGERGSADAARDPRGFAVKFYTEEGNYDLVGNNTPVFFIRDPLKFPDFIHTQKRNPATNLPDADMFWDFLSLTPESIHQVTILFSDRGTPATYRHMNGYSSHTFKWYNERGDYFWVQYH